A DNA window from Streptomyces bacillaris contains the following coding sequences:
- a CDS encoding methylmalonyl-CoA mutase family protein yields MTVQPADGLSPAAAFPDPSHDQWQSLVEGVLRKSGKEVSGSAAEEALSTTLEDGLTTRPLYTANDVSPDTGFPGFAPFTRGSRAEGNAAGGWDVRQRHALTDPARLNEAVLGDLENGVTSLWLTVGGPAGVPVDALGRALEGVYLDLAPVVLDAPADLDAAATELLRLYGERGVAKGEARGTLGADPLGHEARTGIEADLTAAVRWAEVCGAEYPGLRAIAVDALPYHEAGGSAAEELGLSLATGVAYLRALTGAGMGVEAACGQLEFRYAATADQFLTIAKLRAARRLWARVAEASGAPAAGAQRQHAVTSPVMMTRRDPWVNMLRTTLATLGAGVGGADAVTVLPFDHALGLPDAFARRIARNTSTILMEESHLARVIDPAGGSWYVERLTDELAAAAWAFFQETERAGGLPAALRSGMVAEKLAATWAARSAKLARRKEPVTGVSEFPLPSERPVERDPAPDPYADAPGGLPRVRRDEAFEALRARSDAHLAATGARPKVFIAALGPAAAHTARVSFAVNLFGAGGIEAVHEPVSVDAETAAGAFTASGAGVACLCSSDALYAEQAAGVAGALKSAGAAQVFLAGRPGEYADVDAYVFAGCDAVAVLTSVLDRMGVA; encoded by the coding sequence ATGACGGTCCAGCCTGCTGACGGGCTCTCTCCGGCCGCCGCGTTCCCCGACCCCTCCCATGACCAGTGGCAGAGCCTCGTCGAAGGCGTTCTGCGCAAGTCGGGCAAGGAAGTCTCGGGCTCGGCCGCCGAGGAAGCGCTGTCCACCACACTGGAGGACGGGCTCACCACCCGGCCTCTCTACACCGCGAACGACGTCTCTCCGGACACCGGTTTTCCCGGCTTCGCGCCCTTCACCCGGGGCAGCAGGGCCGAAGGAAACGCGGCGGGCGGCTGGGACGTACGCCAGCGCCACGCCCTGACGGACCCGGCCCGGCTCAACGAGGCGGTGCTCGGTGATCTGGAGAACGGGGTCACCTCCCTCTGGCTCACCGTCGGCGGTCCGGCCGGGGTCCCCGTGGACGCGCTCGGCCGCGCGCTGGAGGGCGTCTACCTCGACCTGGCGCCGGTCGTGCTCGACGCTCCCGCCGACCTGGACGCGGCCGCCACCGAACTGCTGCGGCTGTACGGGGAGCGGGGCGTCGCCAAGGGCGAGGCGCGGGGGACCCTGGGCGCCGACCCGCTCGGCCACGAGGCCCGGACCGGAATCGAGGCCGACCTCACCGCGGCCGTCCGCTGGGCGGAGGTCTGCGGTGCGGAGTACCCGGGGCTGCGGGCGATCGCCGTGGACGCGCTCCCGTACCACGAGGCCGGTGGCTCGGCCGCCGAGGAGCTGGGGCTCTCCCTGGCGACCGGCGTCGCCTATCTGCGGGCGCTGACCGGGGCCGGGATGGGCGTGGAGGCGGCCTGCGGGCAGCTGGAGTTCCGTTACGCGGCCACGGCCGACCAGTTCCTGACGATCGCCAAGCTGCGGGCCGCGCGCCGGCTCTGGGCGCGGGTCGCCGAGGCGTCGGGGGCGCCCGCCGCCGGGGCGCAGCGCCAGCACGCCGTGACCTCCCCGGTGATGATGACGCGCCGTGACCCGTGGGTGAACATGCTGCGCACCACGCTCGCCACGCTGGGCGCGGGGGTCGGCGGCGCGGACGCCGTCACGGTCCTGCCGTTCGACCACGCGCTGGGGCTGCCCGACGCGTTCGCCCGCAGGATCGCCCGTAACACCTCCACGATCCTGATGGAGGAGTCGCATCTGGCCCGGGTCATCGACCCGGCGGGCGGCTCCTGGTACGTGGAGCGGCTGACCGACGAACTCGCCGCAGCCGCCTGGGCGTTCTTCCAGGAGACCGAGCGCGCGGGGGGGCTGCCCGCCGCGCTGCGCTCGGGGATGGTGGCGGAGAAGCTGGCCGCCACCTGGGCCGCGCGCAGTGCGAAGCTGGCCCGTCGCAAGGAGCCGGTGACGGGGGTCAGCGAGTTCCCGCTGCCCTCCGAGCGGCCGGTGGAGCGCGATCCCGCGCCCGATCCGTACGCGGACGCCCCGGGCGGTCTGCCCCGGGTCCGGCGCGACGAGGCGTTCGAGGCGCTGCGGGCCCGCTCGGACGCGCATCTGGCCGCGACGGGCGCGCGGCCGAAGGTGTTCATCGCCGCGCTGGGTCCGGCAGCCGCGCACACCGCGCGGGTCTCGTTCGCCGTCAACCTCTTCGGGGCGGGCGGGATCGAGGCGGTGCACGAGCCGGTGTCGGTGGACGCGGAGACGGCGGCGGGTGCCTTCACCGCCTCCGGTGCGGGTGTCGCCTGTCTCTG
- a CDS encoding SHOCT domain-containing protein, whose translation MAVGPVEHLVIAFPGSGFTGTVVPVLADAVASGAVRPADLAFVRRAEGGAPIPVELRELDPEGTVPADPAENGAAVELGAGDIEVLEGSVPQGEVVALVVREDLWTSQLARTFREAGGAFVAHERFGAAAVSDADEAPEGDDIITRLERLAELWRRDVLTDAEFAEQKAKLLAD comes from the coding sequence GTGGCCGTCGGACCTGTGGAACACCTCGTCATCGCCTTCCCCGGCAGCGGTTTCACCGGAACCGTCGTGCCCGTTCTCGCCGATGCCGTGGCGTCCGGCGCCGTACGCCCCGCCGATCTGGCCTTCGTCCGCCGCGCCGAAGGGGGTGCGCCGATCCCGGTGGAGTTGCGGGAACTCGACCCGGAGGGAACGGTTCCCGCCGACCCGGCTGAGAACGGGGCCGCTGTGGAGCTGGGCGCCGGGGACATCGAGGTCCTGGAGGGGAGCGTGCCGCAGGGCGAGGTGGTCGCCCTCGTCGTCCGGGAGGACCTGTGGACCTCGCAGCTCGCCCGGACCTTCCGGGAGGCGGGCGGTGCCTTCGTCGCCCACGAGCGCTTCGGCGCGGCGGCCGTATCGGACGCGGACGAGGCCCCGGAGGGGGACGACATCATCACCCGGCTGGAGCGGCTCGCGGAGCTGTGGCGGCGGGACGTGCTCACGGACGCCGAGTTCGCGGAGCAGAAGGCGAAGCTGCTGGCGGACTGA
- a CDS encoding tyrosine-protein phosphatase translates to METARTVPAATVVNLRDLGGIALGRDRRVRQGVLFRSGQLSELAPDHDRAVAALGIRTVVDLRTADERRWAPDRLPARARLFVADVLGDHPGVAPARLKALLADPDEADRALGGGRAEELFAETYRKMVLSPGAAAAYRAFLETVADPAARPVLFHCTAGKDRTGWAAAVLLMILGASRETVRADFLAVNPAVRAAFAPYVQKFLDGGGDPAVAAAIVEVRPRYLDVALDAMDERWGGLDGYVRTGLRLPEAVLDRLREGLVIGGRRSADRRAERARSDAPV, encoded by the coding sequence GTGGAGACCGCCCGGACCGTTCCGGCCGCCACCGTCGTCAACCTGCGTGACCTGGGGGGTATCGCCCTGGGCCGGGACCGCCGGGTGCGGCAGGGGGTCCTGTTCCGCTCGGGGCAGCTGAGCGAGCTGGCGCCCGACCACGACCGGGCGGTGGCCGCGCTCGGCATCCGTACGGTCGTCGACCTGCGCACCGCCGACGAACGCCGGTGGGCCCCCGACCGGCTCCCGGCCCGCGCCAGGCTCTTCGTGGCCGACGTCCTCGGTGACCACCCGGGCGTGGCCCCGGCCCGGCTCAAGGCGCTGCTGGCCGACCCGGACGAGGCGGACCGCGCGCTGGGCGGCGGCCGGGCCGAGGAGCTGTTCGCGGAGACCTACCGCAAGATGGTGCTCTCGCCGGGCGCTGCCGCCGCCTACCGGGCCTTCCTGGAGACCGTCGCCGACCCCGCCGCCCGCCCGGTGCTCTTCCACTGCACGGCGGGCAAGGACCGCACCGGCTGGGCGGCGGCCGTCCTGCTGATGATCCTGGGGGCCTCCCGGGAGACCGTGCGCGCGGACTTCCTGGCCGTGAACCCCGCCGTACGCGCCGCCTTCGCGCCCTACGTCCAGAAGTTCCTGGACGGCGGCGGCGACCCGGCCGTCGCGGCGGCCATCGTCGAGGTGCGCCCCCGCTATCTGGATGTGGCGCTCGACGCGATGGACGAGCGGTGGGGCGGGCTCGACGGCTATGTACGGACCGGGCTGCGCCTCCCCGAAGCGGTACTGGACCGGCTGCGCGAGGGGCTGGTGATCGGTGGCCGGCGGTCGGCCGATCGCCGTGCGGAGAGGGCCCGGTCCGACGCTCCGGTGTGA
- a CDS encoding GNAT family N-acetyltransferase codes for MTSAITRSVRGPHRAVPLVRRATAGDARRLTRLVRTSRAYEGPYAPMVAGYRVGPDYIEAHRVFVAADRDDDRVLGFYALTLQPPELDLMFVADEAQGLGIGRLLIGHLREEAGRAGLTGIRIVAHPPAEGFYRSVGAEPTGTVRANPPAVLWDRPEFLLPLGA; via the coding sequence ATGACATCAGCCATTACGAGGTCGGTGCGCGGCCCGCACCGCGCCGTGCCCCTGGTCCGCCGGGCCACGGCGGGTGACGCCCGCCGGCTCACCCGGCTGGTCCGGACGTCACGCGCCTACGAGGGCCCGTACGCCCCGATGGTCGCCGGATACCGGGTCGGCCCCGACTACATCGAGGCGCACCGGGTCTTCGTCGCCGCCGACCGCGACGACGACCGGGTCCTCGGCTTCTACGCGCTGACCCTCCAGCCGCCGGAGCTGGACCTGATGTTCGTCGCCGACGAGGCGCAGGGGCTCGGCATCGGCCGGCTGCTCATCGGCCATCTGCGCGAGGAGGCGGGGCGGGCGGGCCTCACCGGGATCCGGATCGTGGCCCACCCGCCCGCCGAGGGCTTCTACCGCAGCGTGGGCGCCGAGCCCACCGGCACCGTCCGTGCCAACCCGCCGGCGGTCCTGTGGGACCGCCCGGAGTTTCTGCTGCCCCTCGGCGCGTGA
- a CDS encoding VOC family protein has product MSVELNHTIIHSRDNRESAEFLAELLGLEAGPEWGPFVPVVLANGVTLDFATVPEESITPQHYAFLISEAEFDAAFARIQEMGIAYYADPHLKHPGEINHNDGGRGVYFPDPSGHGMELITRPYGG; this is encoded by the coding sequence GTGTCGGTCGAGTTGAATCACACCATCATTCATTCCCGCGACAACCGCGAGTCCGCGGAGTTCCTGGCGGAGCTGCTGGGCCTGGAAGCCGGACCGGAGTGGGGCCCGTTCGTCCCCGTCGTCCTGGCGAACGGAGTCACCCTGGACTTCGCGACGGTCCCCGAGGAGTCGATCACCCCGCAGCACTACGCCTTCCTGATCTCGGAGGCGGAGTTCGACGCCGCGTTCGCCCGGATCCAGGAGATGGGGATCGCGTACTACGCCGATCCGCACCTCAAGCACCCGGGCGAGATCAACCACAACGACGGCGGCCGGGGCGTCTACTTCCCCGACCCCAGCGGCCACGGCATGGAGCTGATCACCCGCCCCTACGGCGGCTGA
- a CDS encoding DUF6328 family protein encodes MSTTNGRGREETQEERADRQWTELLQELRVAQTGVQILFGFLLAVVFQPRFAELSEVDRDIYVTTVVLGSATVAALIGPVTYHRLLTGRRLKPQTVIWASRMTMVGLVLLFFTMCSTLLLIMRVALHNTFALWLVGGIALWFLACWIVFPVWALARNRSGPREDVPSEE; translated from the coding sequence GTGTCAACCACCAACGGCAGAGGCCGCGAGGAGACCCAGGAGGAGCGGGCGGACCGGCAGTGGACCGAACTGCTCCAGGAGTTGCGCGTCGCCCAGACCGGGGTGCAGATCCTCTTCGGGTTCCTCCTCGCCGTGGTGTTCCAGCCCAGGTTCGCCGAACTGTCCGAGGTGGACCGGGACATCTACGTCACCACGGTGGTGCTCGGCTCCGCGACCGTCGCCGCCCTCATCGGCCCCGTCACTTACCACCGGCTGCTCACCGGCCGGCGGCTGAAGCCTCAGACCGTCATCTGGGCCTCCCGCATGACCATGGTGGGGCTGGTGCTGCTGTTCTTCACGATGTGCTCGACCCTGCTGCTGATCATGCGCGTCGCGCTCCACAACACGTTCGCCCTCTGGCTGGTCGGCGGCATCGCGCTGTGGTTCCTGGCCTGCTGGATCGTCTTCCCCGTCTGGGCGCTGGCCCGCAACCGCTCGGGACCGCGCGAGGACGTGCCGTCCGAGGAATGA
- a CDS encoding glyoxalase/bleomycin resistance/extradiol dioxygenase family protein — MTGSDPRTAPSTAPLTGPAAPCWVTLMTRDLQAAQRFYSGVLGWTFRPGKIGAEFSVARRGDIPVAGIFAVSTAYQVAVAWTPYFAVADADVAAARVRERSGTVAVGPLTLGKGRGVLASDRDGASFGLWERTEPATSPPAPDDHAHTWLRLRTRNAFDAAIFYGEVLDWASGRPGCCDVAYEGDEVIVRCEGRPLARISSGAVETAVDPLVRPHWQVQFPVADVPVTVAEAVRKGGTLVEERTVVGGSEATLRDPDGALFTVTDVRGPVEAPG, encoded by the coding sequence ATGACCGGAAGCGATCCCCGTACGGCCCCCTCGACGGCGCCCCTGACCGGCCCGGCCGCGCCGTGCTGGGTGACCCTGATGACCCGGGACCTCCAGGCCGCCCAGCGGTTCTACTCCGGGGTGCTGGGGTGGACGTTCCGCCCGGGGAAGATCGGCGCGGAGTTCTCCGTGGCCCGCCGCGGCGACATCCCGGTCGCGGGCATCTTCGCCGTCTCCACCGCGTACCAGGTCGCGGTGGCGTGGACGCCGTACTTCGCGGTGGCGGACGCGGATGTGGCCGCCGCCCGGGTCCGGGAGCGCAGCGGGACGGTGGCGGTGGGGCCGCTGACGCTCGGCAAGGGGCGCGGCGTCCTGGCCTCGGACCGGGACGGCGCCTCGTTCGGCCTCTGGGAGCGCACGGAACCGGCCACTTCGCCGCCGGCCCCCGACGACCACGCCCACACCTGGCTGCGGCTGCGGACCCGCAACGCGTTCGACGCGGCGATCTTCTACGGCGAGGTGCTCGACTGGGCCAGCGGCCGCCCCGGGTGCTGCGACGTCGCGTACGAGGGCGACGAGGTCATCGTGCGGTGCGAGGGACGCCCGCTGGCCCGGATCAGCTCCGGGGCGGTGGAGACCGCCGTGGACCCGCTGGTGCGCCCGCACTGGCAGGTGCAGTTCCCGGTGGCCGACGTCCCCGTGACGGTGGCCGAGGCCGTACGGAAGGGCGGCACCCTGGTGGAGGAGCGGACCGTCGTGGGCGGCAGCGAGGCCACCCTGCGGGACCCCGACGGCGCGCTGTTCACGGTGACGGACGTGCGGGGCCCGGTGGAGGCGCCGGGCTGA